ATATGCAGGCTTACGAGCTTCGGGGAATGGCGACACATCGATAATACGTCCGACGCGAATGTCAACTTCTTCGAATGTACTATAATCAATGATAGATTTTCGCTCCATTTTTCTTGTATCGTGAAAAGAAATGAAGTATTTTAGTAGTGCCGCAATGCATCGGCAATATACCACCCAGACGATATCCACTGCACAATTCGTATGGCGAGACCAACAACCGTAGCATTACTCTATAACGATATTCCTGACGGGACGCCGAAGCAATCGAAGATTGATCTCTCGCCTGAAGCACTTGGCTTCACTCCGTACTTCGACGTCGAAGAAACACCCGCCGAACAGGAATATGCGAGCATCGAAGCGGCACTGACAGATGCCGGCTATAAGGTTGTCGCCTTTAATGTAAAGGATCGTTTCGAGCGACTATTCAATTTCATCACGCGACGTAAATTCGATGTCATCTTCAATCTCATCGAGTTTTTTCATTCGCGGCCGGAGAATGAAATGCTCGTTGCAGGGTTCTTCGATCTGTTGCAAGTCCCCTATACCGGTGCGCCACCGCTTGCATTGGCAAATTGCCAGAACAAACCGCTTGCGAAAGAATTGCTCCGTGCCAACCGCCTCCCCACCGCAAAGTCTTTCACCGTCAGAACGATGGAGGATTTCCCCACGCGTCACAACCTGAAGTATCCCGTGATCGTGAAGCCTGCAAGTGAGGACGGCTCGGGGGGAATCGAGAATGCGAGCATCGTGAGCACCATGCGGGCTCTCAGAGCCCGCGTCGAGTTTGTCCTCGACGATTTCAAAATGCCTGCACTGGTCGAAGAATATATAGAAGGACGTGAACTCAACGTTGCCGTGCTGGGAAATGGCGCAAATAAGCGTGTATTGCCGATCTCCGAGATCGTGTTCGATACGATGCCGGAGGGGTTGTATAAGATCGTAAGTTATCAGGCGAAATGGGACCCTCACCACGCGGCCTATCATACAACCATCCCGAACTGCCCTGCCGATCTTCCGCAGAAGACAATGCTTCTTGCACAACAATATGCCCTAAAGGCGACTGAGGTGATGGGCACGCGCGATTATGCGCGCGTGGATATGCGGATGAATAAACGCGGCGAGCTCTTTATTCTGGAAGTCAATCCGAACCCAAATCTTTCCGAAGGCACAGGCATTGCCCGCAGTGCTGAGGCTGCAAAGATGGCATTTAGTGACCTCTTGCGCGAGATCACCGAAAGTGCCCTGTCACGGGCGATACCACAATAACCTATTATGCGAATCGAGATCATTGGTGGAGGCCCTGCTGGCCTGTACTTCGCAATACTAACAAAGCAACGCTTTCCTGATTGGAGTATCCGTGTCAGTGAACGAAACGGCCGTAACGACAC
This Bacteroidota bacterium DNA region includes the following protein-coding sequences:
- a CDS encoding ATP-grasp domain-containing protein; this encodes MARPTTVALLYNDIPDGTPKQSKIDLSPEALGFTPYFDVEETPAEQEYASIEAALTDAGYKVVAFNVKDRFERLFNFITRRKFDVIFNLIEFFHSRPENEMLVAGFFDLLQVPYTGAPPLALANCQNKPLAKELLRANRLPTAKSFTVRTMEDFPTRHNLKYPVIVKPASEDGSGGIENASIVSTMRALRARVEFVLDDFKMPALVEEYIEGRELNVAVLGNGANKRVLPISEIVFDTMPEGLYKIVSYQAKWDPHHAAYHTTIPNCPADLPQKTMLLAQQYALKATEVMGTRDYARVDMRMNKRGELFILEVNPNPNLSEGTGIARSAEAAKMAFSDLLREITESALSRAIPQ